The nucleotide sequence CTCAGACCACCGGAGCTCTCCTGTCAATGCCCTCGGCTATTTGCGCGTCATGTTCACCGTTGAAGACATTGACGAACTGGTAGCACGGCTCATCAAGCACGGTGCGCAGCTCGTTGGTGAAATCGTTCAGTATGAGGATTCTTACCGGCTTTGCTACATTCGTGGACCCGAAGGGCTTTTAATCGGTTTGGCGGAACAACTCGGTAACCAATAAGAAATAATCTATCATAACATGACCTGAAAAAATCTTTTGAATTTCTTTGTATGCCTTATAACCTTTCCCGAATGTTCATGAAAGAAATGCCGGTAAAGTTCGGCTGCCTGAAGATAAGAGAAGGGATTGCATAACTAAATATGAGAGGATGAACAATAATGAAAATCGCTCCAACATTCCCAAACACCCTAAAGACCGTAGAAGAACTGCGGGAAATCACCGGCCAGCCGAGCGAATTGGTGAACAATAAAGTCATTTCCTATTTGGATGAGCATTGTATAGGTTTTATCGCCAAATCTCCTTTTCTCACGATTTCTACAGCGGATGCCTCCGGCAGGTGCGACGTCTCCCCGCGTGGAGACGATGCCGGGTTTGTCTATGTGCTGAATGAAAAACAATTGATCATCCCTGAACGTCCTGGAAACAAACGAATGGATTCGATGCGGAACATTTTAGCGAATCCGAATATCGGGTTGCTGTTCCTGATCCCGGGGCTTGGTGAGACTTTGCGGGTGAACGGAAAAGCCAGCGTCATCCAGGACGAAGAATTGCTGGAGAAAATGGCGGTGCATGGCAAAAGGCCCCTTCTTGGAATCGGCGTGGACGTAGAGGAATGCTTTATTCATTGCGCCAAGGCATTCCGGCGTTCGGGACTTTGGCATCCTGAGAGCTGG is from Planococcus liqunii and encodes:
- a CDS encoding pyridoxamine 5'-phosphate oxidase family protein gives rise to the protein MKIAPTFPNTLKTVEELREITGQPSELVNNKVISYLDEHCIGFIAKSPFLTISTADASGRCDVSPRGDDAGFVYVLNEKQLIIPERPGNKRMDSMRNILANPNIGLLFLIPGLGETLRVNGKASVIQDEELLEKMAVHGKRPLLGIGVDVEECFIHCAKAFRRSGLWHPESWADKEELPKGAKILAAHAKLPKIDEEAVGKILEKSYRETLY